A region of Priestia aryabhattai DNA encodes the following proteins:
- a CDS encoding YvrJ family protein, which yields MLKIEYWLNLVGNLGFPIVIAFYLLIRFERKIDRLTEAINKIAITIEKEKDKP from the coding sequence GTGCTTAAGATAGAATATTGGCTTAATCTCGTTGGAAATTTAGGCTTTCCTATCGTTATAGCCTTTTACCTTTTAATACGATTTGAAAGAAAAATAGACCGTCTAACAGAAGCCATTAATAAAATAGCCATTACCATTGAAAAAGAAAAGGACAAGCCATAA